One genomic segment of Cygnus olor isolate bCygOlo1 chromosome 20, bCygOlo1.pri.v2, whole genome shotgun sequence includes these proteins:
- the TBX2 gene encoding T-box transcription factor TBX2 → MRDPAFPGTAMAYHPFHAPRPADFPMSAFLAAAQPSFFPALALPPAALAKPMPDPGLAGAAEAGLHVSALGHHHQAAHLRSLKSLEPEEEVEDDPKVTLEAKELWDQFHKLGTEMVITKSGRRMFPPFKVRVSGLDKKAKYILLMDIVAADDCRYKFHNSRWMVAGKADPEMPKRMYIHPDSPATGEQWMAKPVAFHKLKLTNNISDKHGFTILNSMHKYQPRFHIVRANDILKLPYSTFRTYVFPETDFIAVTAYQNDKITQLKIDNNPFAKGFRDTGNGRREKRKQLSLPSLRMYEEPCKPDRDGGESDASSCEPSAVRDALHSPVGALPSPLRLKGSGREEKPGADSDAEVEKAPEERPVAASPGGEDATPRGSPRCPDERSKERRSPEKAKDSASPREGPGEGLFGTRGLEKDKVEGRRKEPELGKKDAEGGGLGKEAFAPLMVHTDSPPHLSAGHLQSLALSGLHGQQFFSPLGAGQPLFIHPGQFAMAPGAFSAMGMGHLLASVTGGGSLENGALSSAPGTAGTATPFPFHLSQHMLASQGIPMPTFGGLFPYPYTYMAAAAAAASAMPATSAAAAGPLSRNPFLGSSRPRLRFSPYQLPVTIPPSTNLLTTGLPASLNPGSEGSKAGSSRESSPLPDVPLHKGGSQRPAASPKGSLKESLNELQNIQRLVSGLESQRELSPGRESPK, encoded by the exons ATGAGAGATCCAGCCTTCCCAGGGACTGCCATGGCTTACCACCCCTTCCACGCACCCCGGCCGGCCGACTTCCCCATGTCCGCCTTCCTCGCAGCCGCCCAGCCTTCCTTTTTCCCCGCTCTGGCTCTGCCTCCGGCGGCGCTGGCTAAGCCCATGCCGGACCCCGGGCTGGCCGGGGCGGCCGAGGCCGGGCTGCACGTCTCGGCCCTGGGACACCACCACCAGGCAGCCCATCTGCGCTCGCTCAAGAGCCTGGAGCCCGAGGAGGAGGTAGAGGACGACCCCAAAGTGACGCTGGAAGCCAAAGAGCTTTGGGACCAGTTTCACAAGCTGGGCACCGAGATGGTGATCACCAAGTCGGGAAG GAGGATGTTCCCCCCGTTCAAGGTGCGGGTGAGCGGCCTGGACAAGAAGGCCAAGTACATTTTGCTCATGGATATAGTTGCGGCCGACGACTGCCGGTACAAGTTCCACAACTCCCGCTGGATGGTGGCCGGCAAGGCCGACCCGGAGATGCCCAAGCGCATGTACATCCACCCCGACAGCCCGGCCACCGGCGAGCAGTGGATGGCCAAACCCGTCGCCTTTCACAAGCTCAAGCTCACCAACAACATCTCGGACAAGCACGGCTTT ACCATCCTGAACTCCATGCACAAGTACCAGCCCCGGTTCCACATCGTGCGAGCCAACGACATCCTCAAGCTGCCCTACAGCACCTTCCGCACCTACGTGTTCCCCGAGACCGACTTCATCGCCGTCACCGCCTACCAGAACGACAAG ATCACCCAGCTGAAAATCGATAACAACCCCTTCGCCAAGGGCTTTCGGGACACGGGCAATGGCCGGCGGGAGAAGAG GAAGCAGCTCTCGCTGCCGTCCCTGCGGATGTACGAGGAGCCCTGCAAGCCCGACCGCGACGGCGGCGAGTCGGACGCCTCCTCCTGCGAGCCGTCGGCGGTGCGCGATGCCCTGCACTCCCCCGTGggagccctccccagccccctgcgCCTCAAGGGCAGCGGCAGAG AGGAGAAACCAGGGGCCGACAGCGACGCGGAGGTGGAGAAGGCACCTGAGGAGCGGCCGGTGGCCGCCAGCCCCGGCGGGGAGGACGCGACGCCCCGCGGCAGCCCGCGGTGCCCGGACGAGCGGAGCAAGGAGAGGCGCAGCCCAGAGAAGGCCAAGGACAGCGCGTCCCCCAGGGAGGGCCCCGGCGAGGGCCTGTTCGGCACACGGGGCCTGGAGAAGGACAAGGTGGAAGGGCGGAGGAAAGAGCCGGAGCTGGGCAAGAAGGACGCGGAGGGCGGCGGGCTGGGCAAGGAGGCCTTCGCCCCGCTGATGGTGCACACGGACAGCCCCCCGCACCTGAGCGCCGGGCACCTGCAGAGCCTCGCGCTCTCCGGCCTCCACGGGCAGCAGTTCTTCAGCCCCCTGGGCGCGGGGCAGCCCCTCTTCATCCACCCGGGACAGTTCGCCATGGCCCCCGGCGCCTTCTCAGCCATGGGCATGGGACATTTGCTGGCCTCGGTGACCGGTGGGGGCAGCCTGGAGAACGGAGCCCTCTCATCTGCCCCAGGCACGGCGGGGACGGCcacccccttccctttccaccTCTCCCAGCACATGCTGGCCTCTCAG gGAATCCCGATGCCCACCTTCGGCGGACTCTTCCCCTACCCCTACACCTACAtggcggcagcagcggcggccGCCTCGGCCATGCCGGCCACCAGCGCCGCAGCCGCCGGGCCGCTCTCCCGCAACCCCTTCCTGGGCAGCAGCCGGCCCCGCCTGCGCTTCAGCCCCTACCAGCTCCCGGTCACCATCCCGCCCAGCACCAACCTGCTCACCACCGGCCTCCCCGCCAGCCTCAACCCCGGCTCCGAAGGCTCCAAGGCGGGCAGCAGCCGGGAATCCAGCCCCCTCCCCGACGTGCCCCTGCATAAGGGGGGCAGCCagcgccccgccgcctcccccaAGGGCTCCCTGAAGGAATCCCTCAACGAACTGCAGAACATCCAGAGACTGGTGAGCGGGCTGGAGAGCCAGCGGGAGCTGTCGCCCGGCAGGGAGTCCCCCAAGTGA